In Deinobacterium chartae, the genomic stretch AGCCATGAACTCGAAGAACCTTCCCTGTTCGCCGGCCGCGTGGGCAGCTACCGCCGCGTCCTGAGAGTATTGTCCGAAAAACGTCACATCGTGCACTTCGATGCGCACCCGGCCGGTATCGACGTACTCCTGGATCAGGGTCGGCAGGGTCTGGCGGTTGAACACGGCGCAGAACGGACAGCGAAAGTCGGTCCACAGCACCAAGACGACCGGTGCGTTCACGTCACCGATGGCCATCGGGTCGTTGTGGGCACGCCGCACGACGGGAAGTTCGTTGGCTCGATGCTGGCCTGCACCGGTGCTGGCGGCAGGCGCCTCGGCAGCAAGGGGGGATTTGGGCAGCCATTGGGCAATCACGACCAGGACAAGAAACACAACGATCACAGTCAGAACAATGAACTTCAGGCGCTTGCGTCGGCCCGAGTGCTCGGGCCCGGTCTGTGTTGTCAATGATTTGCTATCTTTCATTGGCCTAGGATACAACATGAATCCAATTGACCGATCCGCTCCCGGCGGACTGCGGCTGGCCTGTCCGGCAGGACAGAGAACCGGCCGCTTAAGCGCCAACGACGACGGAAGCAGAAAAAGCGCGCACGGCGAGGACA encodes the following:
- a CDS encoding DsbA family protein, whose amino-acid sequence is MKDSKSLTTQTGPEHSGRRKRLKFIVLTVIVVFLVLVVIAQWLPKSPLAAEAPAASTGAGQHRANELPVVRRAHNDPMAIGDVNAPVVLVLWTDFRCPFCAVFNRQTLPTLIQEYVDTGRVRIEVHDVTFFGQYSQDAAVAAHAAGEQGRFFEFMAAVYAEAPEGGHPDFPRDTLIAFARKAGVPDIQRFTADLDRPALVQAVQDNTATAQALGVNSVPFFVAGNIALAGAQPMEVFRSFLEEALKKAEETAS